The Corvus moneduloides isolate bCorMon1 chromosome 25, bCorMon1.pri, whole genome shotgun sequence genome includes a window with the following:
- the NECTIN1 gene encoding nectin-1 isoform X4, which yields MASRLQTSCRASCWTIGVCILAAALLPGLQAQTVLVNDTVSGFIGTDVVLHCSFTNPLPIVKITQVTWQKATNGTKQNVAIYNPAMGVSILSPYKERVTFRNPSFKDGTIQLSRLELEDEGVYICEFATFPTGNREGQLNLTVLAKPTNWMEGTKRPLIAKSGRTEKILVATCTSSNGKPPSTVTWDTKLKGEAEFQEIRNSNGTITVISRYRLVPSREAHRQQLMCVVNYQLERFTDSITLNVQYEPEVTIEGFDGNWFLNRKDVKLICKSDANPPAHTYEWKLPNGTLPGSVEIQNNTIYFKGPVSYSVAGTYVCEATNAIGTRSGLVEVNVTEFPYTPSPIDDHKSMVQPNIPTPVIGGIVGGVSLVLVVAVVLFVVLRRRRHTFKGDYSTKKHVYGNGYSKAGIPQHHPPMAQNLQYPDDSDDEKKPGPLGSSTYEDEDEDAGGERKLGVPKAYEEDAKRPYFTVDEGKAHPEPYDERTLGFQYDPEQLDLAENMVSQNDGSFISKKEWYV from the exons GGCTGCAAGCTCAGACTGTCTTGGTCAATGACACCGTCTCGGGGTTCATCGGCACGGACGTGGTGCTGCACTGCAGCTTCACCAACCCGCTGCCCATCGTGAAGATCACACAGGTGACGTGGCAGAAGGCCACCAACGGCACCAAGCAGAATGTGGCCATCTACAACCCCGCCATGGGCGTGTCCATCCTGTCCCCCTACAAGGAGCGGGTGACTTTCCGGAACCCTTCCTTCAAGGATGGCACCATCCAGCTGTCCCggctggagctggaggatgAGGGGGTTTACATCTGTGAGTTTGCCACTTTCCCAACCGGCAACCGGGAAGGGCAGCTGAACCTCACCGTGCTGG CCAAGCCCACGAACTGGATGGAGGGCACCAAGAGGCCACTTATTGCCAAGTCTGGCAGGACAGAAAAGATCCTGGTAGCCACCTGCACCTCCTCCAACGGGAAACCCCCCAGCACCGTCACCTGGGACACGAAGCTGAAAGGGGAAGCGGAGTTCCAGGAGATCCGGAACAGCAACGGCACCATCACGGTGATCAGCCGGTACCGGCTGGTGCCGAGCCGCGAGGCGCACCGGCAGCAGCTCATGTGCGTGGTCAACTACCAGCTGGAGAGGTTCACCGACAGCATCACCCTCAACGTGCAGT ATGAGCCAGAAGTCACCATCGAGGGCTTCGATGGCAACTGGTTCCTGAACCGCAAGGATGTGAAGCTGATCTGCAAATCTGATGCCAACCCCCCAGCTCACACCTATGAGTGGAAGCT GCCAAACGGGACCCTGCCAGGGAGTGTGGAAATCCAGAACAACACCATCTACTTCAAAGGGCCCGTGTCCTACAGCGTGGCTGGCACCTACGTCTGCGAGGCCACCAACGCCATCGGGACACGCTCGGGCTTGGTGGAAGTCAATGTCACAG AATTTCCCTACACCCCGTCTCCAATCGATGATCACAAATCCATGGTGCAGCCGAACATCCCCACACCGGTGATTGGGGGCATAGTGGGAGGCGTCTCGCTGGTCCTGGTGGTGGCCGTGGTGCTCTTTGTGGTACTCCGGCGCCGGCGTCACACCTTCAAGGGTGACTACAGCACAAAGAAGCACGTGTACGGCAATGGCTACAGCAAGGCTGGCATCCCACAGCACCACCCCCCCATGGCCCAGAACCTCCAGTACCCCGACGACTCGGACGACGAGAAGAAGCCGGGCCCCTTGGGCAGCAGCACCTacgaggacgaggacgaggacgCGGGAGGCGAGCGCAAGCTGGGCGTCCCCAAAGCCTACGAGGAGGATGCCAAGAGGCCTTACTTCACCGTCGACGAGGGCAAGGCCCACCCCGAACCTTACGACGAGAGGACACTCGGCTTCCAGTACGACCCCGAGCAGCTCGACCTGGCCGAGAACATGGTGTCGCAGAACGACGGgtcttttatttccaaaaaggAGTGGTACGTGTAG